From a single Bacillus gobiensis genomic region:
- the yfmF gene encoding EF-P 5-aminopentanol modification-associated protein YfmF, which produces MKGLTETKHKQNGLTAHFIKTEKFKTITVTFKMLAPLQKETVTKRALFPYVLQRGTKNYPKTSDIQAYLDTLYGATFSVDLTKKGEQHVISFRMEVANEKFLSDQTPLLEKAMQLFSEIIFIPGLENDTFSAHYVSQEKRTMKQRIQAVFDDKMRYSNLRLVQEMCKDEPYALHVNGELEDVEQITEQDLYDAYQKALHEDQLDLYIVGDIDEQQVQNLTEKFFQTKDRENRLFQAAEAKGGQEPKEVIEDSDVKQGKLNIGYRTNIHYGDEDYPALQVFNGLFGGFSHSKLFINVREKESLAYYAASRVESFKGLLMVMSGIEVKNYEKAVTIIQEQFQAMKNGDFSEDEIAQTKAVIKNQMLETLDTSHGVTELLYQQAAAHEEKSVEDILEAIERVTKDEIVQAAAKIELDTTYFLKGSEGEA; this is translated from the coding sequence TTGAAAGGCTTAACTGAAACGAAGCATAAACAAAACGGCTTAACTGCTCATTTCATAAAAACAGAAAAATTTAAAACGATAACTGTAACTTTTAAAATGCTTGCGCCTTTGCAAAAAGAGACGGTGACGAAACGGGCGCTATTTCCTTATGTGCTTCAAAGAGGCACGAAGAACTATCCGAAAACATCGGACATCCAAGCATACTTAGATACGTTATATGGGGCCACTTTTTCTGTGGATCTAACGAAAAAAGGGGAACAGCATGTCATTTCCTTTCGGATGGAAGTGGCGAATGAAAAGTTTTTATCCGACCAAACGCCGCTTCTTGAAAAAGCCATGCAGCTTTTTTCAGAAATAATCTTCATCCCTGGTCTGGAAAACGATACATTCTCCGCCCACTATGTCTCTCAGGAAAAACGAACGATGAAACAAAGAATTCAAGCGGTATTCGATGATAAAATGAGATACTCAAATTTACGTCTCGTGCAGGAAATGTGCAAGGATGAACCATATGCCCTACACGTCAATGGAGAACTTGAAGATGTTGAACAGATTACAGAGCAAGATTTGTACGATGCGTATCAAAAAGCTTTGCATGAGGATCAGCTAGATCTGTACATCGTAGGGGACATCGACGAGCAGCAGGTTCAAAACCTGACGGAAAAATTTTTCCAGACTAAAGACAGAGAGAACCGCTTATTTCAGGCAGCCGAGGCCAAAGGCGGGCAAGAGCCTAAGGAAGTTATTGAAGATTCAGATGTCAAGCAAGGAAAATTAAACATTGGCTACAGAACAAACATTCATTACGGCGATGAAGATTATCCGGCACTCCAAGTTTTCAATGGACTGTTCGGCGGATTTTCCCATTCAAAGCTATTCATTAATGTCAGGGAAAAGGAAAGCCTTGCCTACTATGCAGCATCCCGTGTCGAAAGCTTTAAAGGACTTTTAATGGTGATGTCGGGAATTGAAGTGAAAAATTACGAAAAAGCCGTCACCATTATTCAAGAACAGTTTCAGGCGATGAAAAATGGGGATTTTTCGGAAGATGAAATTGCCCAAACGAAGGCCGTCATCAAAAATCAGATGCTTGAAACGCTGGATACCTCTCATGGTGTTACAGAGCTTTTGTATCAGCAGGCTGCAGCACATGAAGAAAAAAGCGTTGAAGACATTCTTGAAGCCATTGAACGTGTGACAAAAGATGAAATCGTTCAAGCAGCCGCAAAAATCGAGCTCGATACCACCTATTTTTTAAAGGGATCGGAGGGAGAAGCTTAA
- the yfmH gene encoding EF-P 5-aminopentanol modification-associated protein YfmH produces the protein MKTETFEQLQETLYHEKMKTGLEVYVLPKTGFNKTYATFTTKYGSIDNQFVPLQKNEMIHVPDGIAHFLEHKLFEKEDGDVFQQFSKHGASANAFTSFTRTAYLFSSTSNVERNLETLIDFVQDPYFTEKTVEKEKGIIGQEIHMYEDNPDWRLFFGLIQNMYEEHPVKIDIAGTVESISHITKDLLYECYNTFYHPSNMLLFVVGPVDPEAIITQVRENQEKKPFTDQPEIARKDIKDPDHVIKKVNEIKMSVQRSKCLVGVKAKNPFKQGDELLTHELAMNLLLECLFGKSSSNYEELYEKGLIDETFSYDYTEEYGFGFVSVGGDTDSPDELASALQETLLKASSIVSEQKMELARKKKIGQFLKAMNSPEYIANQFTRYAFSQMNLLEVVQFLERIKLSDIMKIADEEFSENRITVCKVVPK, from the coding sequence ATGAAAACCGAGACATTTGAACAGCTTCAGGAAACCTTATATCACGAAAAAATGAAAACCGGTCTTGAGGTGTATGTACTTCCTAAAACCGGATTTAACAAAACATATGCCACATTTACTACGAAGTACGGATCTATTGACAATCAGTTTGTCCCGCTGCAAAAAAACGAGATGATCCATGTGCCGGATGGGATCGCTCATTTTCTTGAGCACAAGCTATTTGAGAAGGAAGATGGCGATGTTTTTCAGCAATTTAGCAAGCATGGCGCTTCAGCCAACGCGTTTACTTCCTTTACACGGACCGCTTATTTGTTTTCAAGCACCTCAAATGTCGAGCGCAATCTGGAAACATTGATCGACTTTGTTCAAGATCCTTACTTCACAGAAAAAACGGTAGAAAAAGAAAAAGGGATTATCGGACAGGAAATTCACATGTATGAGGATAATCCTGATTGGCGGCTGTTTTTCGGTTTGATCCAGAATATGTATGAAGAGCATCCTGTTAAAATTGATATCGCCGGAACAGTAGAAAGCATTTCTCATATTACAAAAGATTTGCTGTACGAATGCTACAACACGTTTTATCATCCGAGCAACATGCTGTTGTTTGTCGTTGGTCCGGTAGATCCTGAGGCAATTATTACACAGGTCAGGGAAAATCAAGAGAAGAAACCTTTTACGGATCAGCCGGAAATCGCCAGAAAGGATATTAAAGATCCCGACCATGTTATAAAAAAAGTAAATGAAATTAAAATGAGTGTGCAGCGATCCAAATGCTTAGTTGGAGTAAAAGCGAAAAATCCATTCAAACAAGGAGATGAGCTGCTTACCCATGAGCTGGCAATGAATTTGCTGCTTGAATGCTTGTTCGGCAAGAGCTCTTCCAACTATGAAGAGCTTTACGAAAAAGGATTGATTGACGAGACATTCAGCTATGATTACACCGAAGAGTATGGATTTGGCTTCGTGTCTGTCGGAGGGGATACCGATTCTCCGGACGAACTGGCAAGCGCTCTGCAAGAAACTTTGCTGAAAGCATCATCCATTGTGAGCGAACAAAAAATGGAATTGGCTCGAAAGAAGAAAATCGGACAGTTTTTAAAAGCAATGAATTCACCGGAATATATCGCTAATCAATTTACGAGATATGCCTTTAGTCAAATGAATCTTCTAGAAGTTGTCCAATTCCTTGAACGGATTAAGCTTTCAGATATTATGAAAATTGCCGATGAGGAATTTTCTGAGAACAGAATCACGGTTTGTAAAGTGGTCCCTAAATAG
- the ymfI gene encoding elongation factor P 5-aminopentanone reductase codes for MKKAALVTGASGGIGQRVAESLAENNYNLYLHYHQNHQAASRLAEKLNKQFDVSATLIQCDFSSKTEVNRISDEITTPLDAIVLTSGISRIGLITDMTDELVEEMIHIHVSSPFKLIRNLLPPMISRKKGSIVVISSIWGETGAACEVLYSMAKGAQHSFVKALAKELAPSGIRVNAVAPGAINTAMNEQFSDEEIRMMSEEIPMGRLGKPNEIAGCVEFLLSEKSSYVTGQILSANGGWLC; via the coding sequence ATGAAGAAAGCGGCTCTCGTTACCGGTGCAAGCGGAGGAATCGGACAGCGTGTGGCGGAATCCCTTGCGGAAAACAACTATAATCTTTATTTACATTATCATCAAAACCATCAGGCTGCCAGCCGGCTGGCTGAAAAATTGAATAAGCAATTCGATGTGTCTGCAACTCTAATCCAATGTGATTTTTCAAGCAAAACAGAGGTGAATCGGATCTCTGATGAAATCACGACTCCGCTAGATGCTATTGTGTTAACCAGCGGAATCAGCAGAATCGGGCTTATCACAGACATGACAGATGAACTCGTTGAAGAAATGATACATATTCACGTCTCCTCTCCTTTTAAGTTAATACGAAATCTTCTGCCGCCAATGATATCAAGAAAAAAAGGAAGCATCGTTGTCATCAGCTCGATTTGGGGAGAAACCGGTGCTGCGTGTGAGGTGCTGTACAGTATGGCAAAGGGTGCGCAGCATTCATTTGTAAAAGCTCTCGCCAAAGAATTGGCACCAAGCGGAATCCGTGTCAATGCGGTGGCGCCAGGCGCAATCAACACTGCCATGAATGAACAGTTTTCAGATGAGGAAATCCGTATGATGTCTGAAGAAATTCCGATGGGAAGGCTCGGTAAGCCGAACGAAATCGCTGGCTGTGTTGAATTTTTGCTATCTGAAAAATCCTCTTATGTGACCGGACAAATTCTCTCGGCAAACGGCGGATGGCTTTGCTAA
- a CDS encoding DUF3243 domain-containing protein, which yields MSVLDNWDSWKSFLGDRINFAHERGMSDETISDLAFEIGGYLANQVDSQNQQEKVLADLWSVASEDEQRAIAKIMVKLVENNSTH from the coding sequence ATGTCTGTATTAGACAACTGGGACAGCTGGAAAAGCTTTTTAGGTGACAGAATTAACTTTGCTCATGAAAGAGGAATGTCTGATGAAACCATTTCAGATTTAGCCTTTGAAATTGGCGGGTACTTAGCGAATCAGGTTGATTCACAGAACCAGCAGGAGAAAGTTCTTGCCGATCTATGGAGTGTTGCCTCTGAAGATGAACAAAGAGCAATCGCAAAAATCATGGTAAAACTTGTTGAAAATAACAGTACCCACTAA
- a CDS encoding DUF3388 domain-containing protein, whose translation MTKLEWYFEYEIQVNRPGLLGDISSLLGMLSINIVTINGVDLSRRGLLLRCSHMDQIKRLESILNTMDTIRVTKLREPKLRDRLAVRHGRYIQRDADDKKTFRFVRDELGLLVDFMAELFKKDGHKLIGIRGMPRVGKTESIVASSVCASKRWLFVSSTLLKQTIRSQLIADEYSTENVFIVDGIVSTRRGSERHLQLLREIMQLPATKVVEHPDIFVQNTEYTMDDFDYIIELRNHDDEVITYENAEESQMFDQSGLSGFDF comes from the coding sequence TTGACAAAGCTTGAATGGTACTTCGAATATGAAATTCAAGTCAATCGTCCAGGGCTGCTTGGAGATATTTCTTCATTGCTTGGCATGCTTTCAATTAATATTGTAACGATCAATGGTGTTGATTTGTCCAGAAGGGGCCTCTTGCTCAGATGCAGCCACATGGATCAAATCAAGCGATTGGAATCGATTTTAAATACAATGGATACAATTAGAGTGACAAAGCTAAGGGAGCCAAAGCTTCGAGATCGATTAGCCGTCAGACACGGGCGCTATATTCAGAGGGATGCAGACGATAAAAAAACGTTTCGGTTCGTTAGAGATGAACTGGGCTTATTAGTTGATTTTATGGCTGAGCTTTTTAAAAAAGACGGCCACAAGCTAATTGGCATCCGCGGTATGCCTCGAGTCGGAAAAACGGAATCGATTGTTGCTTCAAGCGTTTGTGCAAGCAAGCGGTGGCTTTTTGTTTCATCAACTCTATTAAAGCAGACGATTCGAAGCCAGCTCATTGCAGACGAATACAGTACAGAAAATGTCTTCATCGTGGATGGGATTGTCTCGACCAGAAGGGGTTCTGAACGACACCTTCAGCTTCTCAGAGAAATTATGCAATTGCCGGCGACCAAGGTGGTTGAACATCCCGATATTTTCGTACAGAATACGGAATATACGATGGATGACTTTGATTATATTATTGAGCTTCGCAATCATGATGACGAAGTAATTACATACGAAAATGCCGAAGAATCTCAAATGTTTGACCAATCGGGATTATCCGGCTTTGATTTCTAA
- a CDS encoding helix-turn-helix domain-containing protein produces MTELGLRLKEAREEQGMTLEDLQGTTKIQKRYLVAIEEGNYDVIPGKFYVRAFIKQYSETVGLDSDLLFDEYKKDVPSTQTDEVSEKISQMPAKKELPKSASKFMGALPTILVILGVIVVAAIFYILILGGNQSQSPPNNTSPNTEKSEYAVSDDSPLTDAEKKQKDGETQSEKTTNQESNDSAASTTENKKPELNISAVGSEGTTTTYEVTGAESLKLEVIAKESSWVRVRDEAGKELQAGELSKGKSFSHDISDQAEVDLRLGYTPGIELKVNGKTVSYKLNPNEAITQNIKIINKKEEKSS; encoded by the coding sequence TTGACTGAATTAGGACTACGGCTAAAAGAGGCCAGAGAGGAACAAGGAATGACTCTTGAGGATCTTCAGGGGACCACGAAAATACAAAAGCGGTATTTAGTGGCGATTGAAGAAGGAAACTACGATGTCATCCCAGGAAAGTTTTATGTACGAGCATTCATTAAGCAATACTCAGAAACTGTCGGGCTAGATTCCGATCTTTTGTTCGATGAGTATAAAAAGGATGTTCCAAGTACGCAAACGGACGAAGTATCAGAGAAGATTTCACAAATGCCCGCTAAAAAGGAGCTGCCAAAATCAGCCTCTAAATTCATGGGGGCATTGCCTACCATTCTTGTCATTTTAGGTGTGATCGTCGTTGCGGCAATCTTTTATATATTAATTTTGGGAGGAAATCAATCTCAGTCTCCTCCTAATAATACATCTCCAAATACTGAAAAAAGTGAGTACGCTGTTTCTGATGATTCTCCGCTAACTGATGCAGAAAAAAAGCAAAAAGACGGTGAAACCCAATCAGAAAAGACAACAAACCAGGAATCAAATGATTCTGCTGCATCTACTACGGAAAACAAGAAGCCGGAATTGAATATTTCTGCAGTAGGCTCGGAAGGTACGACAACCACTTATGAAGTAACAGGAGCGGAATCACTTAAATTAGAAGTGATTGCTAAAGAAAGCTCTTGGGTCCGCGTTCGTGATGAGGCAGGAAAGGAGCTTCAGGCCGGAGAGCTTTCTAAAGGAAAATCTTTTTCTCATGATATTTCCGATCAGGCAGAAGTTGATTTGCGCCTTGGCTATACGCCGGGAATCGAATTGAAAGTGAATGGGAAAACTGTCTCTTACAAATTAAATCCAAATGAAGCTATAACTCAAAATATAAAGATAATAAATAAAAAGGAGGAAAAGTCATCTTGA